The DNA segment ATATCATTACTTTTTAAACAATTTAGTTACAAAAGCAAGCCAAAATGATATTGGGAGTGCAATTGTGAAATAAAATATCACAAATAAACTGATGTGTGGAATATATGACTTAGAAGTGATTTATGGAATAGACATAGCAACTCCTGAAGTCCTGTTCTTTATAATTCATTCATAACTGTGTGCATTTTTAATACCAACCTACTGCCTTTTGGTTACTCCATATATATTTTTCTGCTCTTTATTCCCAATTTACAGATTAACAAATATATTGTTCTCCTTAACTTTTTCAGGTCTAGGGTTGGCTTTCAACCTGCAACCATCCTTGACTATGATTGGAAAGTACTTTTATAAGAGGCGTCCCATTGCCAATGGGCTGGCTATGGCTGGTAGCCCAGTGTTTCTGAGTACTTTGGCACCTCTGAATCAGTACTTAGTTAATTTCTTCGGTTGGAGAGGCAGTTTCTTTATCCTAGGAGGAATACTGTTGaactgctgtgtggcgggatccttGATGAGGCCGCTACAACCCAAGATATCCAGCAACATAAAAGATGTGCAGTTTACCGCTTTAAAGACGGATGAGAGCAGAAATGTGGGAGATGGTCTGTTGCAGAAAAAGAAGAGGTCAACTTTCTTTGAAGTACTTAATAAGAATCTCGATCTCAACCTCTTCAAACATCGAGGATTTCTGATCTATTTGTCAGGAAACGTCATCATGTTTTTTGGTTTCTTTTCCCCGATTGTGTTTTTGGCTCCTTATGCCAAGCACATGGGCATAGATGAGTATTCAGCAGCATTCCTGCTTTCCATTCTAGCTTTTGTAGATATGTTCGCAAGACCCAGCATGGGGCTTCTTGCAAACTCGAGATGGGTGAGGCCAAAGATCCAGTATTTCTTTAGCTTTGCTGTCTTCTACAATGGCTTCTGCCACGTCATGTGCCCATTGGCAAACGACTTTACCGGCCTGGTGATCTATGCCATCTTCTTTGGTTTTGCCTTTGGAATGGTGAGCGCTGTTCTTTTCGAAACGCTGATGGACCTAGTCGGTGCCAAGAGGTTCTCCAATGCAGTGGGACTCGTCACCATTATAGAGTGCTGCCCTGTACTTCTGGGACCACCACTGGCAGGTAAGAAGCAGACATTCTGAAGTCCTCTGAAAAGTCACCTGTAGTGCAGTGCTTACAGCCCATGCCTGCTGTGTTTGTCCAATATTTTCAGTAAGAGAAATATTTATTCTTGGCAGAAAACAGAAATCgttggaaatgctcagcgggtcaggcagcatctgtggagaaaggaacagagttaatgtttcaggtcgatgatcctttgtcagagcatcggcctgaaatattaactctgtccctccctccacagacgctgcctgacccgctgagcattttccggttttatttcagatgtccagcatctgcagtgttttgcttttgtgttttgCAGAAATATTTATTCTTAGGTGTTTTATGAAGTATAAAACTGAAGGGGCAGTGGGGAGGAAGAAACACAAAATTGGACGATACAGATAGAAGAAGGTATATAAGTGCAATAAGAGAAATTAAATGTCGGGAAACGGCCAACAGGAATGAAAGGACGGAAAGGAAATAGGCCCAGTGCCCAGAGGGAGGCAGTGGAAGGAAACGGGAAGAAACAGATATAAGAACACTTTTCTACTCTGTTAAATCAAGATGTGTAAATTTCCAAAGTTGGCTGCCAGCTCGCCTGTGGTGTTTCATTCCagacatgaaagaaagacttgcatttatgtagcgcctttcacgaccaccagatgtctcaaagcactgtacagccaatgaagtattttttgcagtgtggtcactgttgtaatgtgggaaacgcgacagccaatttgcgcacagcaagctcccacaaacagcaatgtgataatgaccagataatctgttttttttatatgATATATAAAAACAgagactgctggaaatctcagcaggtcaggcagcatttgtggacagAAAAACAAAATTACCGTTTCGGGTCgacattgttatgttgattgagggataaatattggccaggacaccggagataacttccctgctcttcttcgaaatagtgccaggggatcttttacgtccacctgtgagggcaggcggggcctcggtttaacatctcatccgaaagacatgcACAGATAGGAAAAGAAAGAGACAGAGCAAGAAAAGATGTGCAGGGACAGGCCTCTCCATTTACTTGCAATTGCCTCGCTCATTCTGATGTTTGTTATTGAAATACTTAAAGATACTTAAACCATTTGTCACTTACACGCAGTTTCAAATTGTAAATATGCATTCCAAATGTTGGAATGTGGCAGAATGGCcaaatttgaatgcattcaataatGCTTTCATGTTTCAAGTTGATGGTACTTTCAAATTCAGGTCCTATGGAAAACGTGCAGTTATGATATATTACTGCAAACTACCTGCTGTCTGAGATGTAGCTTCACTCACTGCTCCAGACTAATTGGTGTTCATGAAATCCATCAGGTTGTCAAAAAATTGCATTCTTTCGGTACGATATTGCATGAAGCCCTTTTGAAGCAGCAGCCCACCTGGGGAAACATTTGCAATTTAATCTGCATGGTTTGGAGATAAAGTGGCATTAGTTTCAcaaaatcacttttttttttaccAAATGCTTGAGCTAGTGGCATCGGTACCATCGAAATGAGTCATTGCATTATGTGCACGTGATATTGTGGTGAAAATGATGCGTGGCTCACCTCCCTCAATGAATAGAAATTGTTTGACGACGAGTTTTTCATGAAAGCGGCGCACCTTTAAAAAGCCCCGAGAAAGAAGTTTATtgaattattggccctgaaattccggctggtggcttctttcggacgaacgcctccgaccggagaatttttacaaatttacctggtggtcccagaggagcgtgggattccgctggggaggccttctcttcccgtgctgcagaGTGTGCTCCCGTCCTCAAGGTTCTAATCCAGaca comes from the Pristiophorus japonicus isolate sPriJap1 chromosome 15, sPriJap1.hap1, whole genome shotgun sequence genome and includes:
- the LOC139280661 gene encoding monocarboxylate transporter 2-like; the encoded protein is MPPPKPPLEYVPPDGGWGWAVVIGAFISIGFSYAFPKAITVYFKEIQEVFDTTYSQIAWISSMTLAVMYAGGPVSSILVNRYGSRPVMMGGGLLCAIGMISASFCNSIIGLYLCIGCIGGLGLAFNLQPSLTMIGKYFYKRRPIANGLAMAGSPVFLSTLAPLNQYLVNFFGWRGSFFILGGILLNCCVAGSLMRPLQPKISSNIKDVQFTALKTDESRNVGDGLLQKKKRSTFFEVLNKNLDLNLFKHRGFLIYLSGNVIMFFGFFSPIVFLAPYAKHMGIDEYSAAFLLSILAFVDMFARPSMGLLANSRWVRPKIQYFFSFAVFYNGFCHVMCPLANDFTGLVIYAIFFGFAFGMVSAVLFETLMDLVGAKRFSNAVGLVTIIECCPVLLGPPLAGLLVDITQDYKFMYIVCGSIVIVASIYLFIANIINYRLLEKEKRLEQENMKAPPDDAEQNDVCNSAADSGTDDIEINAQMFLENPSEKETNI